ACGTCAGCGGGGAAAACATACTGCAGGCGGTCTTGGACTTTAATGATGCCGGTAAAATCAGGACACTGAGCTGCCGTCCAACACAGCGGGCTTCGTTCGGCTCCTGCTAAGACCTCCGGCCTAGCGCGCTCCGCTTGCTCAATTGAGCTTCATTCGCGGCTGAGGAGCCCGAAGAACAGTATCTGGCGAGCGCAGGGGCGGGAGCTGGCGGCGTTCTTTGACACGCTGAAGCGTTGACCGATGGGACGTTTTGCGCGATCAATCTGCTATCGATCCGCCGTACGTCTCTGCTCAAGTTTCCCTTGCGCTCCGGGCCGCTCGGCAGATGGATTGAAGAGCCCCCGGCGCCGCCCGCCGGGGGTTTGACATTTGAGTGCCCGCTCAGCAGCTCAATCGCGCCCTGTGTTCGGCCTCTTCGCGCTTTACCCGCGCTGATGCTTCCAGATTTCGTTTGTGCCCCTCGCGCGCAGCTCGTCTGTCAGGCGCCTCGACCCACAGATAGACCGCAAAGCAAAGCGCAAACAGCGTGACTGGCCAGTATTCAATCAACAGCACCATGATGGTGATGGCCGTGGCGATGATCATGCTCATGGGCGCAGCTCCTCGGGCTTGGTGCCGGTGTCGAGCATCAGATTGACCAGCATGGCGATGTGGCGCGGCACCTCGGCCTCGCCTGAAATCCATTTACGCACCTGCCGGTCGCCGCAGCCGATGGTCTCGGAGAAGGCGAGCGAGCGGGCGCGCACGCTGGCGGGGTTGTCGTAGAGCTGGCTGAGGGCAGCATCGAGCTGCGCGCCGTCCATGGCTTTAGGCGGCTTCGGCGACATTGACCTCTCCCTGGAGGCGATTGACGAGGCGGACGACGGTGGAGCTGCGCCACTCGCCGCCGGTGACGGACTTGATGCCGCGCGCGTTCAGCTCGGCGGCGATTTTGCGCGACGACAGGCCGAGCAGCGGCTCGACGATGTCGCGCAGGTTCTCGGCAAAGGCCTGCGCCGCATCGGCGTTGGCTTTGGCCAGGGCGGCGTTGCCCAGCACCTGACCGCGGGCCTTGGCGGCCTGGAGCGCGGCCGAGGTGCGCGCGCGATGTCGTTGCGCTCCTTCTCGGCGATGGCGGCGTAGATGTGCAGCATGAACGGGTCGACGTTCGGGCCGAGGGCGGCGACGACGAACGGCACGCGCTGCGCCATTAGCGCGGAAATGAAAGCGACATCGCGCGACAAGCGGTCGAGCTTGGCAACCAGCACGGCGCACTTGAGCTTCTTCGCCTGCTTCAGCGCCGCGGCGAGCTGCGGCCGACGCTCCAGGGCATCAAACCCCTTGGCGGTCTCGACCTCCAGATATTCGGCGACAATCTCGTAGCCCTCGGCCGCGGCGAACCGCTCGTTGGCGGCGCGCTGAGCCTCCAAGCCGAGGCCGGAGCGGCCCTGGCTCTCACGCGACACGCGGATGTAGGAAATGATCTGCTTCGTCATGGCGGTCCCCCCTTGCGGCGAACCACCATATAGGCCTTTAAGACCTACACGTCAACAGATGGACCTTGTGTGCTTGATCGTCAGGCGGACCAGGGGCGAACGACTATTGTTCAGCGATCCAGGTCCGCACCGCGCGGCCACGCGCCCTCGACGACCCCGGCCATGCAGAGGGCAGCTGTTGACCGGGGCCGCGACCGGAGGTGCTTGGTCGGTCGGACCAAGCGAGTGCGAGGCTACTCCCATGCCGAAGGGCCGCTCTGTTCGCTTTAGCACTGTTCCCGGCAGGAATTCCGGACCGCCGTGGCCCGATTCACCTTTGTTATAGCCGGAACTGCAAATATCGGGAAAACTCGGCAAACCGGGGCTGGCGCATAGTTCACGTAGATCGTTTTCACCCGGGTCTTTCTTGGTATGACAGAGGCCGCAGCGATTGAGTTCGCTGCGGCCTTCGTCGTTGATCACTGTGGATGCGGGGAGCGTTGCTCGACACGCCATCCATCATCGCACCAGAGGACCAATGGCCCCGTTTAAGCAGACCACGATCCCGGCCCATTACCGGAACGGTCAGACCTTCGGTCGGCCCAGCCAGTACAAGCCGGAATATTGTGAGGTGGTGATTGAGTTCATGGGACAGGGCTACAGCCTAACGGCGTTTGCGGGCCATATCAGGCAGAGCAAGGACGCGGTGTATGATTGGATCAGGGCGCACGCGGACTTCAGCCACGCGGTGTCTCGCGCGCGGGCTGCGCGGATCGCGGCGCTGGAGGCCAAGCTGCTGCGCGCCAGGAAGGGCGCCGAGACCTCGGCCGCGGTGTTCGCGCTGAAGAACGCCGATCCCGAGGAGTGGCGCGACGTCCGCTCAGTCGACCATCAGCATAGCCTGAAGGCCGAACAGCTCACCGACGCCCAGCTCTACGCGATTGCGAGCCAGAAGGCCGGCGCACATGGCACGGTGATCGAGGGCGAGATCATCGAACGCTCGGAAACCGAGCTGGACTGACACACGCTGACGCACGTCAACGTGGGACAGCGAGCGAGATCGACAACATCTATGTCGGTACGCATCAGGCGTAACAAATGCGCTCGCATCGAAATTGTTGAGTCGCATCAGTGGGGTGGGCCTGTACCCCTCTGGCAGGGGTACCGGGGGGTGGGAAAATTCAGGCCAGGAAGCATGCTTTTCCTGACTTCCCCCTCGGCGTTAGCGGCTAGTTCAGGAAGTTCGGGGTGTCGCCCCCTCGACATCACCGGCAAGTTTCAAATCTTCGTCGGTCGGCTGGAGCCTCAAGCGCAGCGAGATGCGGAAGCATTCTTTTCCAGCGCTCCCCCCTGTCCCCCATAGTGCGTTGTGCTGAAAACCTGTCTACGAACCGGTGGTAGATCGTAACAGGCATTATGGTGTGATCACGCAGATCGCTGTTAGTTTATCAGCAAGGGAGCACCAACATGGTCGATCAACTCGTCGTCTACACGCTTCGCGGTGCGGATGATGAGTTCTGGATCGATGTGGCGGTGGAGGGGGTGCCTGCTGAGCCGATTGGGCCATTCGAGAGCCTCGATGAGGCGCAGGCTGCGTTCGGCGATCTCGTGGACATGATGCGCACCACCGGAGCGCAGGATATTCGCCCGTCCTAGCTCAGTGCGCCGATGCCCTCTTCGAACAGCATGAGTGTGTTAAGGTCCAAGGCTCGACCCCTCCACGCCGGGCCCGTTTTCCGACGCCCGTAGCCGCATCTCGGCCGCGAATTTTCTACCCTCACTCACCCATCTATCGAGCGGCCAGTCGTTGAGCGTTGCCACCTGCACCATCTTAGTACCGGTTAGCGGGTAGTCGTTGAATTCGAAATACCAACAACCTTTACCTTTGGCCCGATGCAGCTTCAAGCAGGGGTCGCCGATCAGGTGCACGACCGTGTTCGAGTTGAACATTGCAGTCCTCGCTGAAGAGTCAATTCAGCGGATCAAGGCGTAGCGTCTGGCCACAAAACAAGAAAGTTGCGAGGCCGTTCCACGTTCTGACGCCTCAGAAGGAAAATATCAGCCTGATCGCCAAGACGGCCGAAAACGCGCCAAGGGCTATGACAGCAATTTTGAAATGAAGATCATTATCCGACAGCGCCGTCAGCCCTCGCCACTGGCAGACCGGGGTAAAGCCGGTGGCTTTTGGAGAAAAACCACCGGCTGATCCGCCGATCAACACCATTCCAATGGCTGACAGCCTGAATAGTTGGCGCTGACGCGTCTGTCGGAATCCCGACAAACCGTGTCGGTTTAGTCGGACGTGTGGCCGACAAGCCACGTCACAGGAGACGCGCGGCGAGATGTCTGGCGACCACATCAAGGGCCTGCGGGATCTCCGGCGCGCCAACATGGGCGACATCACCGACATCACCGTCCAGCTGCTCGCCCGTCAGCTGATCGCGCTGAACGCCCGCGGTGAACCGCCGCCACCTCCACCCCCGCCACCGCCGAAGAAAAAGCGGGTTCGGCGCTGCTCGCCGACCTCGAAGGCCACGCTCCAGCCCTGGAAGGCGGACGGCGTCTCCAGGCGCACATGGTACCGGCGTCTCAAAAAAAGTTCCGCAAACCTGACCACGTAATCTTTACGTCAGGGGCGTTTTAGTGCAGCTTTCTGGTCAACTCGGTACCCATGTGAGAGGGACGGCTCCATGGCGGAAACGCTGGCTTCACTTCGCGCCGATCTGGATCGGGCTCTCACCCGCATCCGGTCCCTGGAAGAGATCGTCTTCCGCCTCAATCCCTCCGACAAGGAGGACGTGTTCGACACCATCGAGGCCGTCCGCACCTACCTTCGCAACGTCAAGGACTATGACGCGCTGTCGCCGCCTGCGGTGACGTTCCTGCGCGAGCGTCTGCCGGTCGATTGGCGCGATCTGGTGATCCGCCATGGCCACCCCATGGTGTTTGCGCTGCTCGCGCAAAATTTCAACATCATCGAAGCGCGAC
The genomic region above belongs to Bradyrhizobium arachidis and contains:
- a CDS encoding recombinase family protein; this translates as MRDIVEPLLGLSSRKIAAELNARGIKSVTGGEWRSSTVVRLVNRLQGEVNVAEAA
- a CDS encoding recombinase family protein: MTKQIISYIRVSRESQGRSGLGLEAQRAANERFAAAEGYEIVAEYLEVETAKGFDALERRPQLAAALKQAKKLKCAVLVAKLDRLSRDVAFISALMAQRVPFVVAALGPNVDPFMLHIYAAIAEKERNDIARAPRPRSRPPRPAVRCWATPPWPKPTPMRRRPLPRTCATSSSRCSACRRAKSPPS